The sequence below is a genomic window from Pseudomonas cannabina.
TGACCAGGTTGCGCCCGTCGAGCAGCTCGCGGGACAGGCGGCAGGTGCGCACCGCCTCAACCGCGTCGAAGCAGCCAGCGGTGTTCGGCAGGATGGTGTAACGGTCTGGCGGCAACACGTCGAGCAGGTTCGGCTCGCCCGGGTTCTGGCCCAGGTTGGTGCGGCGCACGGCGACGGTAACAATTTCGGCACCGGAGGCTTCGATGGCCAGACGAGTCTGTTCCATGTCGATGTACTTGCCGGTGCCCACCAGCAGGCGCGACTCGAAAGTCCGACCAGCCAGAACGAAGGGCTTGTCGCTGCGAACATTGCTCATCGGTAATCCTCTTTGGAGTGCAGATTGGGGGCGGCGCAGGGCAAGTGCCGACTAGCCACCGCCGATGGCATGAACCACTTCGACCTGATCGCCTTCGCGCAGGACCGTCGCGTCATGCTGGCTACGCGACACGATCTCCAGGTTCAGTTCCACCGCGACCCGACGTCCGGCAAGGTCCAGGCGAGTCAATAACGCCGCGACGGTCTCGCCATCGGGCAGTTCAAAGGGTTCACCGTTCAACTGAATGTGCATGCGACAGCAGCCATCATTTTAGGGGGCCAGCATTCTAGCCCGATCAGCCGGTATGACCAAGGCAAAGCCACGCCATTCGTCTCAAGCGTGGCGTGCCGTTCAGGGCGCGGAACCCAGTCGCCACGCCGCCAGCCCCAGCATCGACCAGCCAAACAGAAACGCCAGACCACCGAACGGGGTGATGATGCCCAGCTTGCTGATGCCGGTCAGGGTCAATGCGTACAGGCTGCCGGAAAACAGCAGAATACCGATGGCGAATGAGAACCCGGCCAGATTGATCAGACGCCCCGGGACCTGCGTCGCCAATACCGCCACGCCAAGCAAGGCCAGCGCGTGGACCAGCTGATAAAGCACACCGGTATGAAAAACCGCCAGGTACTCGGCACTCAGGCGTTCTTTCAGGCCATGCGCCGCGAAGGCGCCCAAGGCCACGCCGGTAAAGCCGAAGACGGCAGCCAGCATCAAAAAGCTACGAAGCATCAGGAACTCCAGGGAAAAATCGTCGGAAGGCGCACGGTCTGTATAATGGCCCGCTCAACGGGTTCGGCCAAGCCATCTCTATGCTGCAAATTATTCTTCGTCGCATCGTCAAAGCCCTGCTGTGGTTCGCCGCAGGCAGCTTTCTAGTGGTTTTGGTCATGCGCTGGATACCGCCACCGGGCACCGCGCTGATGGTCGAACGCAAGGTCGAATCGTGGTTCGACGGCGAGCCCATCGACCTGCAACGTGACCGGGAACCGTGGGACAAGATCTCCGACAACCTGAAAATTGCCGTGATTGCCGGCGAAGACCAGAAGTTTGCCGAGCATTGGGGCTTCGATGTTGAAGCGATTCAGGCCGCCATTCTGCACAACGAACTAGGCGGCTCGATCCGTGGCGCCAGCACCTTGAGCCAGCAGGTGTCGAAAAACCTGTTCCTGTGGTCGGGTCGCAGCTACCTGCGCAAAGGTCTGGAAGCCTGGTTTACCATGCTCATCGAACTGCTGTGGTCCAAGGAGCGCATCCTTGAGGTGTACCTCAACAGCGTCGAATGGGACGAAGGCGTGTTCGGCGCCCAGGCTGCTGCGCAACACCACTTCCGCACCAACGCCAGCACCCTCTCCGCGCAACAGGCCAGTTACCTCGCCGCCGTCCTGCCCAACCCACGACAGTGGAGCGCCAGCCACCCCAGCAGCTACGTCTCCCGCCGCGCCGGCTGGATTCGCCAGCAGATGCGTCAGCTGGGCGGGGATGAGTATTTGCAGGGGTTGAACAACAGTCGTCGGTGGTGATGGGGTCGCAAAGGGGACGCAGAGCGTCGCACGATAGCCACAAACAAAAACGCCCCGATCATCTCGGGGCGTTTTTCGTTGTCAGACAGCCTTACGCAGCGATCGACGTCTTGAGCTTGTTCATCGCGCTTTTTTCCAGCTGACGAATACGCTCGGCGGAGACGTTGTACTTCTGCGCCAGATCGTGCAACGTGGCTTTTTCTTCTGCCAGCCAGCGCTGGTAGAGAATATCGCGGCTGCGTTCGTCGAGTACGTCCAGCGCCTGATGCAGGTTGGCGGTGGAGTTGTCGGTCCAGTCCGAGTCTTCCAGTTGACGCGCCGGGTCGTAGCGGTGGTCTTCCAGATAATTGGCTGGCGACTGGAACGCGCTGTCGTCATCCGCTTCGGCTGCCGGGTCGAAGGCCATGTCATGGCCGGTCAGGCGGCTTTCCATTTCGCGGACTTCACGCGGCTCGACGCCCAGGCTTTCGGCGACGCGATGTACTTCGTCGTTGTTCAGCCAGGCCAGACGCTTCTTCTGGCTGCGCAGGTTGAAGAACAGCTTGCGCTGCGCTTTGGTCGTGGCGACCTTGACGATACGCCAGTTGCGCAGGATGAACTCGTGAATCTCGGCTTTGATCCAGTGCACGGCAAACGACACCAGACGCACGCCCATTTCCGGATTGAAGCGCTTCACGGCCTTCATCAGGCCGACGTTGCCTTCCTGGATCAGGTCGGCCTGCGCCAGACCGTAACCCGAATAACTGCGAGCGATGTGCACAACAAAGCGCAGGTGGGCGAGGACCATTTGTCGGGCCGCGTCCAGATCCTGCTCATAGTAGAGACTCTCAGCCAGTTCACGCTCCCGCTCGGGCGTCAGCAATGGAATGCTGTTGACCGTTTGCACATAGGCCTCAAGGTTTGCACCCGGGACTAAAGCATAAGCAGGTTGCAAAGAAGTGGTCATACGAAAAAACCTCCAGCGCACATAGGATGTGCAGTTCAGCACTAGCCAGATTGACTCGGAACCGCTAACCAAGTTCCTTGATTGTCAAAAGCCGATCTGGTGAAACATTATTTTACGCCTTATCGGGGCGCCAGCTCACGCAAGTGACGGGCGACCGCAATCCAGGCACCGATATACCCTAACAGAACCGCTCCAAGCAAGAGCGAAAAACCATCGGCCAGCGGTACGCCAGCCAGCGCAAAGTCGCTACCGTACAAACCTGCCAGCCCGACGACTGCGCCATTCAGCCAGTCCAGGCCATACGCCAGAACGCCCCAGGAGAGGATTCCCGCCCCGAAACCATACAGCGCGCCCATATAGAGAAAGGGTCTGCGCACGTAGCTGTCCGTACCGCCCACCAGCTTGATTACTTCGATTTCGGTGCGACGGTTTTCGATGTGCAGACGTATCGTGTTACCAATGACCAACAGCAAAGCCGAGACCAGCAGAACCGTCAAGCCGAAAACGAAACGATCACCCAGTTTGAGGATAGCCGCCAGTCTTTCGACCCAGACCAGATCCAGTTGCGCCTGCTCGACTTTCGGCAGCCCGGCAAGCCGGGTACGCAAGGCTTCGAGGGCAGGCTTGTCCACTTCATCCGGCGTGACCAGCACTACACCTGGCAGCGGATTCTCTGGCAATTCTTTAAGTGCCTCGCCCAGACCGGACTGTTGCTTGAACTCGCTCAACGCCTGATCGCTGCTGATGTACTCGGCATCTGCTACGCCGGGCATCGCTTTGATCTCGTCGCGCATCCGCGTGCCGTCGGCAGCGCTGGCGTCCAGATTCAGGTAAATGGATATCTGCGCCGCTCGCTGCCATGAACCGCCAAGACGCTCGACGTTGCTCAGCAGCAACGACAGCCCCATGGGCAAGCTCAGGGCAATCGCCATGACCAGACAGGTGAAGAAGCTGCCGATTGGCTGCTTGCCCAGACGACGCAAGCTGTCCACCAGACTGGAACGATGGCTTTCCAGCCAGGCCGACAGCAGCATGCTGAAGTTCGGGCCGTCATCGTCGTGATCATGACGCTGCTTGTTCTTTTTCGGCGGCAACGGATCGGCTGCTTTGGGCGCGACGCGTTCCGAAACCTTGGGGCTACGTGTAGCACTCATACACCGGCCTCCCCGTCACCGATCAGGCGACCGCGTTGCAGAGTCAGCATGCGATGGCGCATGCGGGCGATCAACGCCAGATCGTGACTGGCGATCAGCACGCTGGTCCCCAGTCGATTGATGTCTTCGAACACGCCCATGATTTCCGCTGCCAGACGTGGATCGAGGTTACCGGTCGGCTCATCCGCCAGCAGCAAGGCCGGGCGATGGACGATGGCGCGGGCAATACCGATCCGCTGTTGCTGGCCGGTGGACAGGTCGCCGGGGTACAGCTCGGCCTTGTCGGACAAGGCCACGCGATCCAGCGCCGAATCGACCCGTTTGGCGATCTCTGGCTTGGAAAGGCCCAGGATCTGCAACGGCAAGGCGATGTTATTGAACACCGTGCGATCGAACAGCAACTGGTGATTCTGAAACACCACACCGATCTGGCGGCGCAAAAAGGGGATCTGCGCATTGCTGATCTGCCCAAGGTCCTGACCGGCCAGCATCAGTTTGCCGGTTGTCGGGCGCTCCATGGCCAGCAACAGGCGCAACAGCGTGCTTTTGCCCGCACCGGAGTGACCGGTGACAAACAGAAACTCGCCGCGACGTACTCGAAAGCTCAGTTCATGCAACCCGACGTGTCCATTCGGATAGCGCTTACCGACCTGCTCGAATCGAATCATGGACGCTCCCGCTCCGCAAACAGAGCCTGAACAAAGGGTTCGGCTTCGAAGGTGCGCAGATCGTCGATCCCTTCACCCACACCGATGTAGCGAATTGGCAAGCCAAACTGTTTGGCCAGGGCGAAAATAACGCCGCCTTTGGCTGTGCCATCCAGTTTAGTGAGCGCCAGCCCGGTCAGGGTGACCGTCTGGTTGAATTGTTTGGCCTGATTGATAGCGTTTTGACCAGTGCCAGCGTCAAGCACCAGCAAGACTTCATGAGGCGCGTCGGCGTCCAGCTTGCCGATCACGCGGCGCACCTTCTTCAATTCCTCCATCAGGTTGTCCTTGGTGTGCAGGCGACCGGCCGTGTCGGCGATCAACACGTCGATACCACGCGCCTTGGCAGCCTGCACGGCATCGAAGATGACCGAAGCGGAATCGGCACCGGTGTGCTGGGCAATGACCGGGATATGGTTACGTTCGCCCCACACTTGAAGTTGCTCGACAGCAGCAGCACGGAACGTGTCGCCCGCTGCCAGCATGACCTTCTTGCCTTCCAGTTGCAGCTTCTTGGCCAGCTTGCCGATGGTCGTGGTCTTGCCTGCGCCATTGACGCCCACCACCAGAATCACGAACGGTTTGTGCTCGGCCTTGATCACCAGCGGCTGCTCGACCGGCTTGAGCATCGCAGCCAGCTCGCCCTGCAACGAGGTGTACAACGCCTGCGCGTCGGTCAGTTGCTTGCGGGCGACTTTCTGAGTCAGGCTCTGAATGATGACCGAGGTGGCCTCAACGCCCACGTCTGCGGTCAGCAGACGGGTTTCGATTTCCTCCAGCAGGTCATCATCGATGGCTTTTTTGCCGAGAAACAGGCTGGCCATGCCTTCGCCGATGCTGGCGCTGGTTTTCGACAAGCCTTGTTTGAGGCGGGCAAAGAAGCCGACCTTGGCATTTTCGGGCTCCTGAACCGGGGCCGGGGCAGGAACAAGCGCCGGAATGGCATCCTGAACGGATGGCACGACTACAGGAGCAGGTTCTGGCTGGCGAGGTGCTGGCGGAACGGACTCTGGCTGAACCGGTTCGAGCGCGGACATACTGACCGGCACGCTCTCGACTACAGGCTCGGAGACAACCGGTGC
It includes:
- the thiS gene encoding sulfur carrier protein ThiS codes for the protein MHIQLNGEPFELPDGETVAALLTRLDLAGRRVAVELNLEIVSRSQHDATVLREGDQVEVVHAIGGG
- a CDS encoding DUF423 domain-containing protein codes for the protein MLRSFLMLAAVFGFTGVALGAFAAHGLKERLSAEYLAVFHTGVLYQLVHALALLGVAVLATQVPGRLINLAGFSFAIGILLFSGSLYALTLTGISKLGIITPFGGLAFLFGWSMLGLAAWRLGSAP
- the mtgA gene encoding monofunctional biosynthetic peptidoglycan transglycosylase, which gives rise to MLQIILRRIVKALLWFAAGSFLVVLVMRWIPPPGTALMVERKVESWFDGEPIDLQRDREPWDKISDNLKIAVIAGEDQKFAEHWGFDVEAIQAAILHNELGGSIRGASTLSQQVSKNLFLWSGRSYLRKGLEAWFTMLIELLWSKERILEVYLNSVEWDEGVFGAQAAAQHHFRTNASTLSAQQASYLAAVLPNPRQWSASHPSSYVSRRAGWIRQQMRQLGGDEYLQGLNNSRRW
- the rpoH gene encoding RNA polymerase sigma factor RpoH, translating into MTTSLQPAYALVPGANLEAYVQTVNSIPLLTPERERELAESLYYEQDLDAARQMVLAHLRFVVHIARSYSGYGLAQADLIQEGNVGLMKAVKRFNPEMGVRLVSFAVHWIKAEIHEFILRNWRIVKVATTKAQRKLFFNLRSQKKRLAWLNNDEVHRVAESLGVEPREVREMESRLTGHDMAFDPAAEADDDSAFQSPANYLEDHRYDPARQLEDSDWTDNSTANLHQALDVLDERSRDILYQRWLAEEKATLHDLAQKYNVSAERIRQLEKSAMNKLKTSIAA
- the ftsX gene encoding permease-like cell division protein FtsX yields the protein MSATRSPKVSERVAPKAADPLPPKKNKQRHDHDDDGPNFSMLLSAWLESHRSSLVDSLRRLGKQPIGSFFTCLVMAIALSLPMGLSLLLSNVERLGGSWQRAAQISIYLNLDASAADGTRMRDEIKAMPGVADAEYISSDQALSEFKQQSGLGEALKELPENPLPGVVLVTPDEVDKPALEALRTRLAGLPKVEQAQLDLVWVERLAAILKLGDRFVFGLTVLLVSALLLVIGNTIRLHIENRRTEIEVIKLVGGTDSYVRRPFLYMGALYGFGAGILSWGVLAYGLDWLNGAVVGLAGLYGSDFALAGVPLADGFSLLLGAVLLGYIGAWIAVARHLRELAPR
- the ftsE gene encoding cell division ATP-binding protein FtsE; its protein translation is MIRFEQVGKRYPNGHVGLHELSFRVRRGEFLFVTGHSGAGKSTLLRLLLAMERPTTGKLMLAGQDLGQISNAQIPFLRRQIGVVFQNHQLLFDRTVFNNIALPLQILGLSKPEIAKRVDSALDRVALSDKAELYPGDLSTGQQQRIGIARAIVHRPALLLADEPTGNLDPRLAAEIMGVFEDINRLGTSVLIASHDLALIARMRHRMLTLQRGRLIGDGEAGV
- the ftsY gene encoding signal recognition particle-docking protein FtsY yields the protein MFGSNDDKKTPAAAGEKKGLFGWLRKKPQEAEPTPPESTPTQPEPAVETTPQAEPSVASPSVPETVAEGAAAAPQAPVEPGEPSPQPWLTLPVAEEPVALSDDRAPHVTPVIPEQSHFYKGAEPDVAEPVEIAPVVSEPVVESVPVSMSALEPVQPESVPPAPRQPEPAPVVVPSVQDAIPALVPAPAPVQEPENAKVGFFARLKQGLSKTSASIGEGMASLFLGKKAIDDDLLEEIETRLLTADVGVEATSVIIQSLTQKVARKQLTDAQALYTSLQGELAAMLKPVEQPLVIKAEHKPFVILVVGVNGAGKTTTIGKLAKKLQLEGKKVMLAAGDTFRAAAVEQLQVWGERNHIPVIAQHTGADSASVIFDAVQAAKARGIDVLIADTAGRLHTKDNLMEELKKVRRVIGKLDADAPHEVLLVLDAGTGQNAINQAKQFNQTVTLTGLALTKLDGTAKGGVIFALAKQFGLPIRYIGVGEGIDDLRTFEAEPFVQALFAERERP